From the genome of Biomphalaria glabrata chromosome 17, xgBioGlab47.1, whole genome shotgun sequence, one region includes:
- the LOC129923722 gene encoding uncharacterized protein LOC129923722 → MKSVKRPKVDIFRPPLQTYANQIENITKKSFSDVLFEDIKDYRRHIYESDCRAAEMRQEIEKLKQQALVSEAMIKSQQKTAKKQKESTAKLYTSMTCVVCLKHFDSVERLPFFLSCCHMVCEACKDKADDETIACRICGITSEAKTLQAHQILLDVIRGLENLILQ, encoded by the exons Atgaagt CTGTCAAGCGCCCTAAAGTGGACATCTTTCGACCACCG ctgcaaACGTATGCTAATCAAATTGAGAACATAACGAAGAAATCGTTTAGTGATGTGCTCTTTGAGGACATAAAAGACTACCGGCGACATATATATGAAAGCGACTGCAGAGCAGCAGAAATG AGGCAAGAGATTGAAAAGCTGAAACAGCAGGCCCTGGTTTCTGAAGCAATGATTAAAAGTCAGCAGAAGACAGctaaaaaacagaaagaaagtacAGCAAAG TTGTACACATCCATGACATGTGTTGTTTGTCTCAAGCATTTCGACAGTGTCGAGAGACTACCATTCTTTTTAAGCTGCTGTCACATGGTTTGTGAAGCATGTAAGGATAAAGCTGATGATGAAACTATTGCGTGTCGCATCTGTGGAATCACAAGCGAGGCAAAGACCCTACAGGCTCACCAAATCTTGCTTGACGTTATAAGAGGACTCGAAAACCTAATTTTGCAATAA